From a region of the Kwoniella mangroviensis CBS 8507 chromosome 1 map unlocalized Ctg01, whole genome shotgun sequence genome:
- a CDS encoding 60S ribosomal protein uL23, whose amino-acid sequence MAPSTKAAAKPQDAKAKSAKKAALKGVSGGSVRKVRTSVSFHRPKTLRLPRAPRYPRKSVPHLPRMDQFRTIQHPLNTESAMKKIEEHNTLVFIVDLKANKRNIKDAVKKLYDVDAAKVNTLIRPDGKKKAYVRLTADFDALEVANKVGSPPGLSDNCSKST is encoded by the exons ATGGCTCCTTCAACCAAGG CCGCTGCCAAACCCCAAGATGCCAAAGCCAAATCGGCCAAGAAAGCTGCCCTCAAGGGAGTTTCCGGTGGATCCGTCCGAAAAGTTAGAACTTCAGTTTCTTTCCACCGACCAAAGACCTTGAGATTACCTCGTGCTCCTCGATACCCTAGAAAATCCGTTCCTCATTTACCTCGAATGGATCAATTCCGAACCATCCAACATCCCCTTAACACCGAATCAgccatgaagaagattgaggaaCACAACACTCTCGTTTTCATCGTTGACCTCAAGGCTAACAAGCGAAACATCAAGGATGCCGTTAAGAAGCTttatgatgttgatgctgccAAGGTTAACACCcttatcag ACCCGACGGTAAGAAGAAAGCCTACGTTAGATTGACTGCCGACTTCGATGCTCTCGAAGTTGCCAACAAGGTGGGTTCACCTCCTGGCCTCAGCGATAATTGCAGCAAGAGCACTTAG